The Magnolia sinica isolate HGM2019 chromosome 9, MsV1, whole genome shotgun sequence genome contains a region encoding:
- the LOC131254720 gene encoding uncharacterized protein LOC131254720 isoform X2: MDLYHLSSLGVPCSWKNWISAAMDFQVETVLREHPNPSQVEKDHEKELSEALEKVVGVLDNGIALICKVIIAEIVVTWVCWTLWCLLMVAILERHWTGMDCTPVAFTSHIVDT, translated from the exons ATGGATCTATACCACCTGAGCTCTTTGGGAGTTCCATGCAGCTGGAAGAACTGGATCTCAGCAGCAATGGATTTTCAG GTTGAGACGGTCCTTCGAGAGCATCCTAATCCGTCTCAAGTGGAGAAG gATCATGAAAAAGAACTTAGCGAAGCACTTGAGAAGGTCGTTGGTGTATTAGACAATG GAATCGCATTGATTTGCAAGGTGATTATAGCTGAAATAGTCGTTACGTGGGTCTGTTGGACACTTTGGTGT TTACTGATGGTCGCTATCTTGGAGCGACATTGGACCGGAATGGATTGCACCCCAGTCGCATTTACATCACACATAGTGGACACGTGA
- the LOC131254720 gene encoding uncharacterized protein LOC131254720 isoform X1, whose product MDLYHLSSLGVPCSWKNWISAAMDFQVETVLREHPNPSQVEKVKLILGDHEKELSEALEKVVGVLDNGIALICKVIIAEIVVTWVCWTLWCLLMVAILERHWTGMDCTPVAFTSHIVDT is encoded by the exons ATGGATCTATACCACCTGAGCTCTTTGGGAGTTCCATGCAGCTGGAAGAACTGGATCTCAGCAGCAATGGATTTTCAG GTTGAGACGGTCCTTCGAGAGCATCCTAATCCGTCTCAAGTGGAGAAGGTTAAACTAATCCTTGGG gATCATGAAAAAGAACTTAGCGAAGCACTTGAGAAGGTCGTTGGTGTATTAGACAATG GAATCGCATTGATTTGCAAGGTGATTATAGCTGAAATAGTCGTTACGTGGGTCTGTTGGACACTTTGGTGT TTACTGATGGTCGCTATCTTGGAGCGACATTGGACCGGAATGGATTGCACCCCAGTCGCATTTACATCACACATAGTGGACACGTGA
- the LOC131254903 gene encoding putative UPF0481 protein At3g02645 translates to MASEEQAMDSPLRRHDLKWVEQISRSLEVEFEDKQIPVSIFTIPKTLASTKVEAYAPQQVALGPYHHHRSDLYEMERYKLSSARRTQKQLTTGKLRDVVARFMEHESCIRANYHKYLDFDGETLAWMLAIDAAFLLEYLQGFNTESAASLTRIPSNMLHLIDYTGRKIACRAILRDIIMLENQIPLFLLRELLGFHQHENPDEVLAMMVKGLHKVLSPFKAMDDFASNEEEFLATGHHLLELLYYMLVPATNQGGSVAISVEIEDQVEKQEQEKEGRFSKAFPSMSNVLSCVFLAPAHCIRRILGLKGIKVMLKLPLQIIGMIRGGFSTKDALEKIITSVVGVAEDVDSSASQTDTPLVEELTIPNVTQLSNAGIKFHPARGGFTTIEFDLLSTTFYLPTIDLDENSEVVMRNLIAYEASVGMEVMVLTRYTDLMKGIIDGEEDVKLLREAGIVLNHLKSDAEVVMLWDSMSKGITATKAPVLDKAINRINTYYGTRWNVRAKRLMKKYLYGSWALLTFLAAIVLLLLTALQAFCIMHNCSRSISSA, encoded by the coding sequence ATGGCCTCAGAGGAACAGGCTATGGATTCACCTCTACGGAGACATGATCTCAAGTGGGTCGAGCAGATCAGTCGAAGCCTCGAGGTGGAATTTGAAGACAAGCAAATACCCGTCAGCATCTTTACCATCCCCAAAACCCTGGCTTCCACTAAAGTGGAGGCTTACGCTCCTCAACAAGTCGCCCTGGGCCCTTACCATCACCATCGATCAGACCTCTACGAGATGGAGCGGTACAAGCTCTCTTCAGCTCGAAGAACCCAAAAACAACTCACCACTGGTAAGTTACGGGACGTTGTGGCCCGCTTCATGGAGCATGAAAGCTGCATCCGGGCTAACTACCACAAATACTTGGATTTCGATGGAGAAACCCTAGCATGGATGTTGGCAATCGATGCCGCATTCTTGTTAGAGTACCTACAGGGATTCAACACAGAGAGTGCGGCATCACTCACTAGAATTCCTTCAAATATGTTGCATTTGATCGATTACACTGGACGGAAAATCGCCTGCCGTGCAATCCTCAGAGACATTATCATGTTGGAGAACCAGATTCCTCTCTTTCTACTAAGAGAGCTTCTTGGATTTCACCAACATGAAAACCCTGATGAGGTGCTGGCGATGATGGTGAAGGGTCTGCACAAAGTTCTATCTCCCTTCAAAGCGATGGATGATTTCGCATCAAACGAAGAAGAATTTCTAGCTACAGGTCATCACCTGCTGGAGCTTCTCTATTACATGCTTGTGCCTGCAACAAACCAAGGAGGATCAGTCGCGATCTCTGTTGAGATTGAGGACCAAGTCGAAAAACAAGAACAAGAGAAAGAAGGACGTTTCAGTAAAGCCTTCCCATCCATGTCGAATGTATTATCATGCGTTTTCTTGGCTCCCGCTCACTGCATAAGAAGAATTTTAGGGTTGAAAGGAATCAAGGTCATGCTGAAACTACCATTGCAAATCATTGGAATGATCCGTGGTGGGTTTTCCACAAAAGACGCGCTTGAAAAAATAATAACGTCGGTGGTAGGAGTGGCGGAAGATGTAGATTCGTCAGCCTCTCAGACAGACACACCTCTCGTAGAAGAGCTCACCATCCCCAACGTAACACAACTCTCAAATGCCGGCATCAAGTTCCATCCTGCCAGGGGTGGCTTCACCACCATTGAGTTCGACCTCTTGTCTACGACATTCTATCTACCAACCATCGATTTGGATGAGAACTCGGAGGTTGTGATGCGGAATCTCATCGCGTATGAGGCGTCGGTTGGTATGGAAGTGATGGTACTCACACGGTACACGGATTTGATGAAGGGGATCATCGATGGCGAGGAAGACGTGAAATTGCTAAGGGAGGCGGGAATCGTCTTGAATCATCTGAAGAGCGACGCGGAGGTCGTGATGCTTTGGGATAGCATGAGCAAAGGCATAACGGCGACGAAGGCACCGGTCCTTGACAAGGCGATCAACCGCATCAATACATACTACGGAACAAGATGGAATGTTAGGGCTAAGCGGCTTATGAAGAAGTATCTGTATGGTTCATGGGCACTTCTCACCTTCTTAGCAGCCATCGTTCTGTTGCTGCTCACCGCATTGCAAGCCTTTTGTATTATGCACAATTGCAGCCGTTCGATTTCTTCCGCATAA